A region from the Alnus glutinosa chromosome 5, dhAlnGlut1.1, whole genome shotgun sequence genome encodes:
- the LOC133867871 gene encoding protein RALF-like 19, translating to MEFKPWLVFLLLALAVAAESASVLHDAASWGLAKIGAGSCSGGSVGDCIGEDAELLMMDSHHSRHLAARHKFISYAALRANSIPCSRRGQSYYNCKKREQANPYRRGCSRITHCARITD from the coding sequence ATGGAATTTAAGCCGTGGCTTGTATTCCTCCTCCTTGCTTTGGCCGTGGCGGCTGAGTCGGCTTCAGTACTCCACGATGCAGCCAGCTGGGGTCTGGCCAAAATCGGCGCAGGCTCATGCAGCGGCGGCTCGGTGGGTGACTGCATTGGCGAGGACGCCGAGCTGTTGATGATGGACTCTCATCATAGCCGACATCTTGCCGCGAGGCATAAGTTCATTAGCTATGCAGCCCTCAGGGCCAACTCGATTCCGTGTAGCCGCCGTGGTCAGTCCTACTACAACTGCAAAAAGAGGGAGCAGGCTAACCCTTACAGGCGCGGCTGCAGCCGCATTACGCATTGCGCCAGGATCACTGATTGA
- the LOC133868169 gene encoding nonsense-mediated mRNA decay factor SMG7-like: MTTNSLVPSKDQKEKQIFLTEVGNSEKQLWVLIYSKSLLHSDVQDLYRKVRSSYEKIILNDHELVELQDVEYSLWKLHYKHIDEFRKTLKKSSADGESTKLVLKQNAGNVQRSDDKHIVGFKSFLSEATEFYQNLIVKIRKCSSLSEDSFLYKKGGTSTSFEPKMQKCQFLCHRFLVCLGDLARYREQYEKPDVQKHNWSVAASHYLEATMIWPDSGNPQNQLAVLATYVGDEFLALYHCVRSLAVKEPFPDAWDNLILLFERNRSSHLRSLHGEADFDFLKPFERSNVQSELQSSDDFSNWNMLKAEHNCSVETDLWSLFIRTMSFFFLKSSLEEFPCAFASAMRGLDSLMALDDTKLRAALESYECLDSARTGPFRAIQVASIFIFIIENLVHGSQVKNSKDKNGMEQLAWTQFAMAATFIFMGRLVDRCLKASQLDLCPLLPAVLVFVEWLVGMLDEAKTYGVDEKSRSGISYFFGLFIDLLNQLNVESSESMSPDSTSLWEDYELRGFAPVACAHVLLDFSTPWEHIESSESGSECRALRIINAAMKIAERSNDSGNWIFYDKLVRKFYMGESNEFPERKKSEKANSDLKFKELNQHIYEATEECEEQILKSPSNPSVNGKLVAAEEEEVILFKPLTRYNSAPLYTSVATKDQMSLKDSGHENVHSDECLRRAMSLLIEQNQAESDPLDFHADVTNFRCNNSFKHQELLVKDPAAHPSLEIPISAGPPSLSAWVLNRGSLSYDREKGIVNGSKHSLEPIEEMPSTSLSGLSISENRDSVISSEHEYETTNYSSRTYSPPVPSAPLLPDDAVWFGGIQSSFSDRTTSGGVSEANSFYGASQVLGTSNWSATCVPPDYGQRVPSYMDNHPPSRQMTSSEWLRQYRENHNLGQGNSYIWPVHSYAPGNLGNVQDHEASKFGVFDRWGNPMAYNPSVYMESPQLQSALPLVYSADEHREKLFHGYQRPSPFGCGAVTDMRIEPQPLLQYLKEKEWRLQQDPTPRGPTYMGS; this comes from the exons ATGACTACAAATTCACTTGTTCCTTCTAAAGATcagaaagaaaaacagatttTTCTCACTGAG GTTGGTAATTCAGAAAAACAGTTGTGGGTGTTGATTTATTCCAAAAGTCTACTGCACTCTGATGTTCAAGACTTGTACCGCAAAGTCCGTTCTAGCTATGAGAAAATCATTCTAAATGATCATGAACTGGTGGAACTTCAAGATGTTGAATATTCCTTGTGGAAACTTCACTATAAGCATATTGATGAATTTCGTAAGACACTAAAGAAAAGTTCTGCTGATGGAGAGAGCACAAAATTGGTATTGAAACAAAATGCTGGTAATGTGCAGAGAAGTGATGACAAGCATATAGTAGGATTCAAGTCATTTCTCTCTGAAGCAACTGAATTTTACCAAAATTTGATTGTGAAAATCAGAAAATGCTCTAGCCTTTCAGAAGATTCCTTCTTGTATAAAAAAGGTGGCACATCTACTTCCTTTGAACCCAAGATGCAGAAATGCCAATTTTTATGCCATCGGTTTTTAGTTTGTCTTGGGGATCTTGCTAGATACCGAGAACAATATGAAAAACCTGATGTTCAAAAGCATAACTGGTCAGTTGCAGCCTCCCACTACTTGGAAGCAACAATGATTTGGCCAGATAGTGGAAACCCCCAGAATCAG TTGGCGGTATTGGCTACATATGTTGGTGATGAGTTCCTTGCTTTGTACCACTGTGTAAGGAGTTTAGCTGTTAAAGAACCTTTCCCTGATGCCTGGGATAACCTAATTTTACTCTTTGAGAGG AACAGGTCATCTCACTTGCGCTCCCTTCATGGTGAGGCCGACTTTGATTTCTTAAAACCATTTGAAAGAAGCAATGTCCAGAGCGAATTACAATCAAGTGATGATTTCTCAAATTGGAACATGTTGAAAGCTGAACACAATTGCTCCGTGGAAACAGACTTATGGTCTCTTTTTATCAGAACTATGagcttctttttcttaaaatccAG TTTGGAGGAATTCCCCTGTGCCTTTGCATCTGCTATGAGAGGGTTGGATTCTTTAATGGCACTAGATGATACAAAACTAAGAGCTGCATTGGAATCCTACGAGTGTTTGGATTCAGCTAGAACAGGCCCTTTTCGAGCCATCCaagttgcttctatttttatctttatcatAGAGAACCTAGTGCATGGTTCACaagtaaaaaattcaaaagataaaaatgGTATGGAACAGCTTGCCTGGACACAATTTGCAATGGCTGCCACGTTCATTTTCATGGGACGCCTTGTTGATAGATGTTTGAAGGCTAGTCAATTGGATCTTTGCCCCCTCTTACCAGCTGTGCTTGTATTTGTGGAGTGGTTGGTGGGCATGCTTGATGAAGCAAAAACGTATGGGGTTGATGAAAAAAGTAGAAGTGGCATCTCTTACTTTTTTGGTCTGTTTATTGACCTTCTAAACCAGTTAAATGTTGAGAGCAGTGAAAGCATGTCTCCAGATAGTACTTCTCTGTGGGAAGACTATGAATTGAGGGGCTTTGCACCTGTAGCATGTGCACATGTGTTGTTAGATTTTTCAACTCCTTGGGAACATATAGAGAGTTCTGAAAGTGGGAGTGAATGCCGTGCTCTCCGCATCATTAATGCTGCAATGAAGATTGCAGAAAGATCAAATGATTCTGGAAATTGGATCTTCTATGATAAATTGGTAAGAAAATTCTATATGGGAGAGTCAAATGAATTTccagagagaaaaaaatcagaaaaggcCAATTCTGATCTTAAATTCAAAGAGCTGAACCAGCATATTTATGAAGCCACAGAAGAATGTGAGGAACAGATCCTGAAGAGTCCAAGTAACCCCTCTGTGAATGGTAAATTGGTTGCCGCAGAAGAGGAAGAAGTCATTCTCTTTAAACCTCTTACAAGATATAACTCAGCACCACTTTACACTTCTGTTGCCACGAAAGATCAAATGTCTCTGAAAGATTCAGGGCATGAAAATGTACATTCTGATGAATGCTTGCGCCGAGCTATGTCTCTACTTATTGAACAAAACCAGGCCGAGAGTGATCCTTTAGACTTCCATGCTGATGTCACTAATTTCAGGTGCAACAACTCATTCAAGCATCAGGAGCTTCTTGTGAAGGATCCAGCAGCTCACCCATCTTTAGAAATCCCCATCTCTGCTGGGCCTCCCTCACTCAGTGCTTGGGTGCTCAATAGAGGCAGTTTGAGCTATGATAGAGAGAAAGGGATAGTTAATGGTAGTAAACATAGCTTGGAGCCTATAGAGGAAATGCCTTCTACATCCTTGAGTGGTCTTTCAATCAGCGAAAATAGGGATTCTGTCATTAGTTCTGAGCATGAATATGAAACCACCAATTACTCATCTCGTACTTACTCGCCTCCGGTGCCTTCTGCTCCTCTATTGCCTGATGATGCTGTTTGGTTTGGTGGCATTCAATCTAGTTTTTCCGACCGCACAACCTCCGGGGGCGTGAGCGAAGCTAACAGTTTTTATGGTGCATCACAGGTACTAGGCACTTCAAATTGGAGTGCTACTTGTGTGCCTCCTGATTATGGTCAGAGAGTCCCCAGTTACATGGATAATCACCCACCTTCACGTCAAATGACTTCTTCTGAATGGCTTCGTCAGTACAGAGAAAATCACAATCTTGGGCAGGGAAATAGTTATATATGGCCGGTTCATTCTTATGCTCCTGGTAACCTTGGAAACGTCCAAGACCATGAAGCTTCCAAGTTTGGGGTTTTCGATCGGTGGGGAAATCCTATGGCTTACAACCCAAGTGTATATATGGAGAGCCCTCAGTTGCAATCTGCTTTGCCCCTTGTTTACAGTGCAGATGAACACAGGGAGAAGCTCTTTCATGGTTACCAAAGGCCAAGCCCCTTTGGGTGTGGTGCTGTGACAGACATGAGAATTGAGCCACAGCCACTTTTGCAGTATCTTAAAGAGAAAGAATGGAGACTCCAGCAAGATCCTACCCCGAGAGGCCCTACATATATgggaagttaa
- the LOC133868515 gene encoding chaperonin 60 subunit beta 2, chloroplastic yields the protein MASTFTAMSSVGSLAAPSCCVMDKKLAPPLDKLSSSASISSCSFVRRHNVMSRGNHSPKICAMAKELHFNKDGSAIKKLQTGVNKLADLVGVTLGPKGRNVVLESKYGSPKIVNDGVTVAKEVELEDPVENVGAKLVRQAAAKTNDLAGDGTTTSVVLAQGLIAEGVKVVAAGANPVLITRGIEKTSKALVSELKLMSKEVEDSELADVAAVSAGNNYEVGNMIAEAMSKVGRKGVVTLEEGKSAENSLYVVEGMQFDRGYISPYFVTDSEKMAVEYENCQLLLVDKKITNARDLINVLEEAIRGGYPVLIIAEDIEQEALATLVVNKLRGALKIAALKAPGFGERKSQYLDDIAILTGGTVIRDEVGLTLDKVGKEVLGHASKVVLTKDTTTIVGDGSTQEAVNKRVAQIRNLIEVAEQDYEKEKLNERIAKLSGGVAVIQVGAQTETELKEKKLRVEDALNATKAAVEEGIVVGGGCTLLRLASKVDAIKDSFNNDEEKVGADIVKRALSYPLKLIAKNAGVNGSVVSEKVLSSDNPKYGYNAATGKYEDLMAAGIIDPTKVVRCCLEHAASVAKTFLMSDCVVVEIKEPESVPAGNPMDNSGYGY from the exons ATGGCATCAACTTTTACAGCCATGTCTTCAGTTGGCTCCTTGGCTGCTCCTAGCTGCTGTGTTATGGATAAGAAACTTGCTCCTCCTTTGGACAAGTTGTCATCTTCTGCTTCCATTTCTTCGTGCTCATTTGTTAGGAGGCATAATGTGATGTCACGAGGAAATCACTCTCCCAAGATTTGTGCCATGGCAAAGGAATTGCACTTCAACAAGGACGGCTCGGCTATTAAGAAATTGCAA ACTGGTGTGAACAAGCTTGCGGATCTGGTTGGGGTTACTCTTGGTCCAAAGGGCAGGAATGTTGTTCTGGAAAGCAAGTATGGCTCCCCAAAAATAGTTAATGATGGCGTTACTGTGGCAAAAGAG GTCGAGTTGGAGGACCCAGTTGAGAATGTCGGTGCTAAGTTAGTGAGACAAGCAGCTGCCAAGACCAATGATTTGGCTGGTGATGGAACCACAACGTCTGTTGTTCTTGCACAAGGTCTTATTGCTGAGGGTGTCAAG GTGGTGGCAGCTGGTGCGAACCCTGTTTTAATTACTCGAGGTATTGAGAAGACCTCAAAGGCTCTAGTGTCTGAGCTTAAGTTGATGTCAAAAGAG GTTGAAGACAGTGAGCTGGCTGATGTGGCAGCAGTTAGTGCTGGAAACAACTATGAAGTTGGAAATATGATAGCTGAAGCCATGAGTAAGGTGGGTCGTAAGGGTGTGGTGACTCTAGAAGAAGGGAAAAGTGCTGAGAATAGCCTCTATGTTGTTGAAGGAATGCAATTTGACCGTGGTTACATCTCACCTTACTTTGTCACAGATAGTGAGAAAATGGCAGTTGAATACGAAAATTGCCAG TTGCTTCTTGttgataagaaaataacaaatgcAAGGGATCTTATCAACGTTCTGGAGGAAGCTATTAGAGGTGGATACCCAGTTTTGATAATTGCAGAAGACATTGAACAAGAAGCTCTCGCAACTCTGGTTGTGAACAAGCTTAGAGGAGCTCTGAAGATTGCTGCGCTCAAAGCCCCTGGTTTTGGAGAGCGCAAGAGCCAATACCTTGATGACATTGCCATTCTTACTGGAG GAACTGTAATTAGAGATGAGGTGGGGCTTACCTTAGACAAAGTTGGCAAGGAGGTACTCGGTCATGCTTCTAAGGTGGTGCTTACCAAGGATACTACTACGATTGTTGGTGATGGAAGCACACAGGAAGCAGTAAACAAGAGAGTTGCACAGATTAGAAATCTAATTGAG GTTGCAGAGCAAGACTATGAgaaggaaaaattaaatgaaaggaTTGCGAAATTGTCTGGTGGTGTTGCTGTGATACAG GTTGGTGCACAAACTGAGACAGAgctcaaagaaaagaaactgaGAGTCGAAGATGCTCTCAATGCAACTAAG GCTGCTGTTGAGGAAGGTATTGTAGTTGGTGGTGGATGCACCTTGCTGAGACTTGCATCAAAGGTGGATGCCATCAAGGACAGCTTTAACAATGATGAAGAAAAG GTTGGAGCAGATATTGTCAAAAGGGCTTTGAGTTACCCTTTGAAATTGATTGCCAAGAATGCTGGTGTTAATGGAAGTGTGGTTAGCGAGAAG gTGCTTTCCAGTGACAACCCTAAATATGGATATAATGCAGCAACTGGAAAATATGAAGATTTAATGGCTGCAGGAATAATTGATCCAACTAAG GTGGTGAGGTGTTGCCTTGAGCATGCAGCCTCGGTGGCAAAAACATTCTTGATGTCAGACTGTGTAGTTGTTGAAATCAAGGAGCCTGAATCAGTACCTGCTGGGAACCCCATGGACAATTCAG GATACGGCTACTAA